Proteins found in one Methanobrevibacter sp. genomic segment:
- a CDS encoding transglutaminase-like domain-containing protein, protein MVIQYSIPRNLLEVYKVDTENFEQYIPNSGEETTVNESSDDEDTTTNEDDENMEGFSLHQGEILETYYYGNLYNVDSEHDYENISNNGSISMPEVDKKRFYKGVRILLRKGWEQYDEPIEPVELNEMLLGFITEQTYSEDKVDLKISGMTKLLEQKYQFDFTQMKMSEILAEMIKTAGMEPVIDPTGLNDMVIDYSNVSSSGDEDGGDSDVSGVGFSTTIKEQSNRICKGKKGAIAKAKAICHWVYKNIQYERPMYYGAKHSPTEVLKCKTANCVDHARLINALCSVQGIKTGYVNTHCMGYAHVYNGIVIKDKVYMFDASIESAGGKWDSTWGSCPRATKDSLRYNWEMWGSLT, encoded by the coding sequence ATGGTAATCCAATATTCTATCCCAAGAAACCTATTGGAAGTGTATAAAGTCGATACTGAAAACTTTGAACAATACATTCCCAACAGTGGAGAGGAAACAACTGTTAATGAAAGCTCTGATGATGAAGATACCACTACAAATGAAGATGACGAAAACATGGAAGGGTTCAGTCTACATCAGGGAGAAATATTGGAAACATATTATTATGGAAATCTTTACAATGTTGATTCGGAACATGATTATGAAAACATAAGTAACAATGGATCCATTTCAATGCCTGAAGTGGATAAGAAAAGATTCTATAAAGGAGTAAGAATTTTACTTAGAAAAGGATGGGAACAATATGATGAGCCAATAGAGCCAGTAGAATTAAATGAAATGTTGTTAGGTTTCATTACAGAGCAAACTTACAGTGAAGACAAGGTCGATTTAAAAATAAGTGGAATGACAAAACTCTTAGAACAAAAATATCAATTCGATTTCACTCAAATGAAAATGTCAGAGATATTGGCAGAAATGATAAAAACAGCAGGAATGGAACCTGTTATTGACCCAACCGGCCTCAATGATATGGTCATTGATTATAGTAATGTCTCATCATCTGGAGATGAAGATGGTGGGGATAGTGATGTAAGTGGTGTTGGTTTTTCTACTACAATAAAGGAACAATCGAATAGAATATGCAAAGGAAAAAAAGGGGCTATTGCAAAAGCTAAAGCAATCTGTCATTGGGTTTATAAAAATATCCAATATGAAAGACCAATGTATTATGGAGCTAAACATTCGCCAACTGAAGTATTAAAATGCAAAACTGCAAATTGTGTTGATCATGCAAGATTAATTAATGCTTTATGTTCAGTTCAAGGGATTAAAACAGGTTATGTAAATACCCATTGTATGGGATATGCTCATGTGTATAATGGGATTGTAATTAAAGATAAAGTATACATGTTTGATGCTAGTATCGAAAGTGCTGGTGGAAAATGGGATAGTACATGGGGTTCATGTCCTCGTGCAACTAAAGATTCTTTAAGATATAATTGGGAAATGTGGGGAAGTTTAACATGA
- a CDS encoding phage major capsid protein — protein sequence MTDLKIEEVVKQVAVNSAEIEALQKTMQTTSNYPDAMQIEYSTVLQSKTFEKAPFLRYLESKGQVLDNKAALVGYFEEKREEESDVKWIDESDEIPDANAETILPVLNKMRTIVAPIEVSMMAQLGNQAINVLKRRQDQKFIEINNKTDTAILEGSGNTNKDFKGITTTIKTHTEDLQGEKITEAIIDDMLEELHNDNGNPDVMVCSYNVAKQLKDMIKPNQRNFLDKVDIGLGHRVISYFSLEGTEMPILVDRNFDTTDGGKMAIIDSSTIEVRRLMPPTLIPNIPVNKLATKDVIAAFLTTQNTGEFKDGLITGIGDGTPSS from the coding sequence ATGACAGATCTAAAAATCGAAGAAGTAGTAAAACAAGTTGCAGTTAACTCTGCAGAAATAGAAGCATTGCAAAAAACAATGCAAACCACCAGCAATTATCCTGATGCAATGCAGATAGAATACAGTACAGTATTGCAATCCAAAACTTTTGAAAAAGCACCTTTCTTAAGATACTTGGAATCAAAAGGACAAGTTCTTGATAATAAGGCAGCACTTGTCGGATACTTTGAAGAAAAACGTGAAGAGGAATCTGATGTAAAATGGATTGATGAAAGTGATGAGATTCCAGATGCAAATGCAGAAACTATTCTCCCAGTCCTCAATAAGATGAGAACCATTGTAGCTCCTATCGAAGTTTCCATGATGGCACAGTTAGGTAATCAAGCAATCAACGTTCTCAAAAGAAGACAAGATCAGAAGTTTATTGAAATTAACAATAAAACTGACACCGCAATTCTTGAGGGAAGTGGAAACACAAATAAGGATTTCAAAGGTATCACCACCACTATCAAAACTCACACTGAAGATTTGCAAGGTGAAAAAATCACTGAAGCAATCATTGATGACATGCTTGAAGAACTTCACAATGATAATGGTAATCCTGACGTAATGGTTTGTTCTTATAATGTTGCAAAACAATTAAAAGACATGATTAAGCCAAATCAAAGAAACTTCCTTGATAAGGTTGATATCGGATTAGGCCATAGGGTTATTTCCTATTTCAGCCTTGAAGGTACAGAAATGCCAATTCTCGTCGACCGTAACTTCGACACCACTGACGGCGGAAAAATGGCAATCATTGATTCTTCAACTATTGAAGTTAGAAGATTAATGCCACCAACCTTAATCCCAAACATTCCAGTCAACAAGCTAGCTACTAAAGACGTTATCGCCGCATTTTTAACCACTCAAAATACTGGTGAGTTTAAGGATGGTCTTATAACAGGTATTGGTGATGGAACTCCCAGTAGCTGA
- a CDS encoding HK97 gp10 family phage protein, with the protein MININVETGPRIEKMLNADFDKVIENALIKTGLKSEGTMKKEAPVVTGTLRRSIGMSHPNMTTVCITAGVKYWVHVQYGTAPHQIKVKNKKALSDGKVIYGKSVQHPGSHPNPFVTRTANKTRKFFQQLFRQELKNQGYLG; encoded by the coding sequence ATGATAAACATAAATGTTGAAACAGGACCTCGCATAGAAAAAATGCTAAATGCCGATTTTGACAAAGTAATTGAAAACGCACTTATCAAAACAGGATTAAAAAGCGAAGGAACCATGAAAAAAGAAGCACCAGTTGTTACAGGAACTCTTAGAAGAAGTATTGGGATGAGCCACCCCAACATGACAACAGTTTGCATTACAGCAGGCGTTAAATACTGGGTTCATGTTCAATATGGAACAGCACCTCACCAAATTAAAGTTAAAAACAAAAAAGCACTTTCTGACGGCAAGGTTATATATGGAAAATCCGTACAACATCCAGGATCACATCCCAATCCATTCGTAACCAGAACCGCCAACAAAACACGAAAATTCTTCCAACAACTATTCAGACAAGAATTAAAAAACCAAGGTTATCTGGGGTAG
- a CDS encoding carboxypeptidase-like regulatory domain-containing protein, with translation MELPVAEVNPEIIDVTVTVTDGTDPIEGAIVTLTDSENNDYATSDSGTGAAGGATIKNVPYGSYSVAATKNGYNDYESSSNVTVDADNHSISITIVQSQG, from the coding sequence ATGGAACTCCCAGTAGCTGAGGTGAATCCTGAAATCATCGACGTAACAGTAACAGTCACCGACGGAACAGATCCAATTGAAGGAGCAATCGTAACTTTAACAGACAGTGAAAATAATGATTACGCAACTTCAGATTCTGGAACCGGAGCAGCAGGCGGCGCAACAATCAAAAACGTACCTTATGGTAGTTATAGTGTAGCAGCAACCAAGAACGGTTATAATGACTATGAAAGCTCTAGCAACGTAACTGTTGACGCTGACAATCATAGCATTAGCATTACCATAGTTCAAAGCCAAGGATAA
- a CDS encoding baseplate J/gp47 family protein: MNYKQKYYGEIFQEMLNTAFEEKLISHNEDFLDYISNRKDISNFYVMLLSIHAEALAEVYNEITKVYKSSKVDFAKGMDLDDIGAIVNCSRPKPTHAYVELNFETNQEIEDTITENEGLLVFSKNGLSYRTLEPLTFTTKNNTCTVSAIATTPGVAGRVSEKQLTKVENKSYGLKVTNPKPSTGGTDGFNDEQYRELLKNWIKINQKGNLWAYVNYFSRLDGLHDYKLIPNWDGTGTIKIVISPFDSYFLNKVYNELQSKICQVSEDIFLTAPNEKAIDVYINCNVDIDRLNPFDNSEKDNIKSRIHDEINNYFASLKIGEDFIPHKLAVWLDNNISELKNIQFDYPKQPVEVLDDESCFVGDIEINME; this comes from the coding sequence ATGAACTACAAACAGAAATATTATGGAGAAATTTTTCAAGAAATGCTCAACACTGCATTTGAAGAAAAGCTAATCAGTCATAATGAAGATTTTTTAGACTATATTTCAAATAGAAAAGATATCAGCAATTTCTATGTGATGCTATTATCTATCCATGCAGAAGCATTGGCTGAAGTTTACAACGAGATTACCAAAGTTTACAAGTCTTCCAAAGTCGATTTTGCTAAAGGAATGGATCTTGATGATATTGGGGCGATTGTTAATTGCTCTCGTCCAAAACCTACACATGCTTATGTTGAATTAAATTTTGAAACAAATCAGGAAATTGAGGACACAATAACAGAAAATGAAGGTTTATTGGTTTTTTCTAAAAATGGTTTGTCATATAGAACTCTCGAACCCTTGACTTTCACAACCAAAAACAATACTTGCACAGTATCTGCAATAGCAACCACGCCAGGAGTTGCAGGCAGAGTTTCTGAAAAACAACTAACAAAAGTTGAAAACAAATCATATGGTTTGAAAGTTACAAATCCAAAGCCATCTACAGGTGGAACTGACGGTTTCAATGATGAACAATACAGAGAACTGTTGAAAAACTGGATCAAAATTAATCAAAAAGGGAATCTTTGGGCTTATGTAAATTATTTCAGTAGGCTTGATGGTCTTCATGATTATAAGTTGATTCCAAATTGGGATGGAACTGGAACTATAAAGATTGTTATTTCGCCATTTGACTCTTATTTTTTGAACAAAGTTTATAATGAACTTCAAAGCAAAATTTGCCAAGTTTCCGAAGATATTTTTCTAACAGCACCAAATGAAAAGGCAATTGATGTCTATATCAATTGCAATGTGGATATTGACAGATTGAATCCTTTTGACAATTCTGAGAAAGACAATATCAAATCAAGGATTCATGATGAAATCAATAATTATTTTGCAAGTCTGAAGATTGGGGAGGATTTTATTCCTCACAAATTGGCTGTTTGGCTTGACAACAATATTTCAGAATTGAAGAATATTCAATTTGATTATCCAAAGCAACCAGTTGAAGTTTTAGATGATG
- a CDS encoding phage portal protein has protein sequence MGFINTIKKGIDSLPGLRRPKTNSFYDAFMNNYGWSFTRSNKTQGDLGTYYQAYNNVYVKSCIKAFSRYSLLNGFSIKDRDNVEVDPVTVSYLENLFLDPQGKNQPETFAILNDQIWKSWKLTGDAFIEINYDENYGNIPIGFKYIPTELMMYNRETEQWGIRNSDYLFEDDQLIHIYEPRIEVHNHLWGVSEIDSIGLAIALEFQGMKHNKEIFENNGIDPRGIVSFDSNVKSTTVQQTINRIKADGNKKGLLFGKGISYQSTSNSNRDMDFLNLMTYARDRVLVGFQVPPAIIGIIETASLGSGTGEAQEKSFNKTLSGECKTIENAFNKVLGRTGFKEIFEYNHMDLENKLTRAQIEDLQVKNGVKYINEVRTDYGLEPVAWGDVPMNYGMFGTTTPSETNNILPLGVNEQKNNRPEVETLQKALYLERLNKEYSK, from the coding sequence TTGGGTTTTATCAACACTATAAAAAAAGGAATAGATAGTCTTCCTGGATTAAGAAGACCTAAAACCAACAGTTTTTATGACGCATTCATGAACAATTATGGTTGGAGTTTCACACGCTCAAACAAAACACAGGGAGACCTAGGAACATATTATCAAGCCTACAACAACGTTTATGTAAAATCATGTATCAAAGCATTCAGCAGATACAGCCTCTTGAACGGTTTCAGCATTAAGGACAGGGATAATGTCGAAGTTGATCCTGTTACTGTAAGTTATCTTGAAAATCTTTTCCTGGATCCTCAAGGTAAAAATCAGCCTGAGACATTTGCAATATTGAATGACCAGATATGGAAATCATGGAAACTTACGGGCGACGCATTCATAGAAATCAACTACGATGAAAACTACGGCAACATCCCCATAGGATTCAAATATATTCCCACAGAGCTTATGATGTATAATAGGGAAACAGAGCAGTGGGGTATTAGAAATTCAGATTATCTTTTTGAAGACGACCAACTGATTCATATTTATGAACCAAGAATTGAAGTGCACAATCATCTTTGGGGAGTTTCAGAAATAGACAGCATAGGTTTGGCCATCGCATTGGAATTTCAAGGAATGAAACATAACAAGGAGATATTCGAAAACAATGGTATAGATCCAAGGGGAATTGTAAGTTTTGATTCAAATGTAAAATCAACCACTGTACAGCAGACAATAAACAGGATAAAAGCAGACGGCAACAAGAAAGGATTGCTTTTCGGAAAAGGAATATCATATCAATCCACCAGCAACAGCAACAGAGATATGGATTTCCTGAACCTGATGACCTATGCTCGAGACAGAGTCCTAGTTGGCTTTCAGGTACCTCCAGCTATTATTGGAATAATCGAAACTGCAAGCTTGGGTAGTGGCACTGGTGAAGCTCAGGAGAAAAGCTTCAACAAGACATTGTCCGGTGAATGCAAAACAATTGAAAATGCTTTCAATAAGGTTCTTGGCCGTACTGGATTCAAGGAGATATTTGAATATAATCATATGGACTTGGAAAACAAGCTTACACGTGCACAGATTGAAGACCTTCAAGTCAAGAATGGTGTGAAATACATCAACGAAGTAAGAACAGACTATGGTTTGGAGCCGGTGGCTTGGGGTGATGTGCCGATGAATTATGGAATGTTCGGAACAACAACTCCATCGGAGACAAACAATATATTGCCTTTAGGTGTAAATGAACAGAAAAATAATAGGCCGGAAGTTGAAACTCTACAAAAAGCACTATATCTGGAAAGATTGAATAAGGAGTACTCCAAATGA
- a CDS encoding ATP-binding protein, translating into MLKFKKKEDKKIKTLIYGLDGTGKSTAAERYCKKKGLSPVVLDMDDTNHTELPILDLKITGPNMLVTAISNIITDICQSKDFDTLIIDGVGSLTDLLIPNDAKGQQAWLNRSQNFNKLWKCMRKSDINVIFIGQKDLIVTEENESSKISEKINNMVDWKFECKKKGNSFSNECTKWRGRKEEPI; encoded by the coding sequence ATGTTAAAGTTCAAAAAGAAAGAAGATAAGAAAATCAAGACCCTCATTTATGGTCTTGACGGTACAGGGAAAAGTACTGCTGCTGAAAGATACTGTAAAAAGAAAGGATTGTCACCGGTGGTGTTGGATATGGATGACACCAACCACACTGAACTGCCAATTCTCGATTTGAAAATAACTGGCCCGAACATGCTTGTTACAGCCATTAGCAACATCATCACTGACATATGTCAAAGTAAAGATTTCGACACTTTAATCATCGATGGTGTAGGAAGCCTGACAGATTTATTAATTCCTAATGATGCTAAAGGTCAGCAAGCTTGGCTTAACCGTAGCCAGAATTTCAACAAGCTCTGGAAATGCATGAGAAAATCAGACATAAACGTGATTTTCATAGGTCAGAAGGATCTGATTGTGACAGAGGAAAACGAGTCAAGCAAGATTTCCGAGAAGATCAACAATATGGTTGACTGGAAGTTCGAATGCAAGAAAAAGGGAAACTCTTTTTCCAATGAATGCACTAAATGGCGTGGAAGAAAGGAGGAACCAATATGA
- a CDS encoding AbrB/MazE/SpoVT family DNA-binding domain-containing protein, producing the protein MYSSKVQQHGGSKIVSIPKTIVDLLEIEKGDSMIWELNLEDKTLSVKKKEK; encoded by the coding sequence ATGTATTCAAGTAAAGTACAACAACATGGAGGAAGCAAAATAGTCTCCATTCCAAAAACAATAGTGGATTTATTAGAAATAGAAAAAGGAGACTCAATGATTTGGGAACTAAATTTAGAAGATAAAACATTATCAGTTAAGAAAAAAGAAAAATAA
- a CDS encoding SWIM zinc finger family protein produces the protein MNPRILIADNQGMMFEVESASEPGNPNIVNVFYEDMIWFCTCPDFHFRKRICKHIRQVEDFIDRKYEEYKMEV, from the coding sequence ATGAATCCTAGAATATTGATTGCTGATAATCAAGGAATGATGTTTGAAGTTGAGTCAGCATCTGAACCTGGCAATCCCAATATTGTTAACGTCTTTTATGAGGATATGATTTGGTTTTGCACCTGTCCTGATTTTCATTTCAGGAAAAGGATTTGCAAGCACATTCGTCAAGTTGAGGATTTTATTGACCGCAAATATGAGGAGTATAAGATGGAGGTTTGA
- a CDS encoding phage minor head protein, which produces MIVDIERRKTNWLLMKILDFDNKINKSLSSDDLEYSRHLMRMIDSTLSKYSQWINSNEAKQYFYNSVKLTEEVFEVIDDELDEIILDTCLSANEIIERMYRVGESRGYRDIRQARVFNDATKLSLKFLQDYNFDLIKRLSDDLRGSVRHHIFRGVAEGQSVYEVAKAIGESGLKPLPGMTLSAVQRAKMIARTEVGRAMLTGTLQAYENYGVEQVEVLTAGDTNVCTICQQAEKNNPYDINDTDNLPLFHPNCRCSVLAIVEDYEELEENKNVKIFDLLPFHFYNKFESNQRNSLFKEISEDKLPNELPGIIKFSMFDFDKFIKDEQVEWGYIINLTDGNISDYVTSDNPYEVYIGQVNMVFQEDDEISISHFHIDDVPFNDEDFNEMLQTDFIFQKYLIVHAPRYIYIAEFKEKISEDIKNIIVEEVKDDYNNALWRAKGRYGIFGEILWANYENNSILEDYIKFTRVDKYG; this is translated from the coding sequence ATGATAGTAGACATAGAACGAAGAAAAACCAACTGGCTGCTGATGAAGATTCTTGATTTTGACAATAAAATAAATAAAAGCTTATCATCAGATGATTTGGAGTATTCTAGGCATTTGATGAGGATGATTGATTCCACTTTATCAAAATATTCTCAGTGGATTAACAGCAATGAAGCTAAACAATATTTCTATAATAGTGTTAAACTCACTGAGGAAGTGTTTGAGGTGATTGATGATGAACTAGATGAAATTATCCTTGACACTTGCTTGTCTGCAAATGAGATAATCGAAAGAATGTATCGTGTGGGGGAAAGTAGAGGTTACAGGGATATTCGTCAGGCTAGAGTGTTTAATGATGCAACCAAACTATCTTTGAAATTTCTTCAGGATTATAATTTTGATTTGATTAAGCGTTTGTCTGATGATCTTCGTGGTAGTGTTAGGCATCATATTTTCAGAGGAGTTGCAGAGGGACAATCTGTCTACGAAGTTGCAAAGGCTATTGGGGAATCAGGCTTGAAACCATTGCCGGGGATGACTTTGTCTGCTGTTCAGAGGGCGAAGATGATTGCCCGTACAGAGGTTGGCCGAGCAATGCTCACAGGCACACTACAAGCCTACGAAAACTACGGAGTAGAACAAGTAGAAGTACTAACAGCAGGAGACACCAATGTCTGCACAATCTGTCAACAAGCAGAAAAAAACAACCCTTATGATATTAATGATACGGATAATTTGCCTTTGTTTCATCCTAATTGTCGATGTAGTGTACTTGCAATAGTGGAGGACTATGAAGAATTAGAAGAAAATAAAAATGTTAAAATATTTGATTTATTGCCTTTCCATTTTTATAATAAGTTTGAAAGTAATCAGCGTAATAGTTTATTTAAAGAAATTTCTGAAGATAAATTGCCTAATGAATTACCTGGAATTATTAAATTTAGCATGTTTGATTTTGATAAGTTTATTAAAGATGAGCAAGTTGAATGGGGATATATAATTAATTTAACTGATGGAAATATTAGTGATTATGTTACTAGTGATAATCCTTATGAAGTGTATATTGGACAAGTTAATATGGTATTTCAGGAAGATGATGAAATTAGTATTTCTCATTTTCATATTGATGATGTACCGTTCAATGATGAAGATTTTAATGAAATGCTTCAAACAGATTTTATTTTTCAAAAATATTTGATTGTTCACGCCCCTAGATATATTTATATAGCAGAATTTAAAGAAAAAATATCTGAAGATATTAAAAATATCATAGTTGAGGAAGTTAAGGATGATTATAACAATGCATTATGGAGAGCGAAGGGAAGATATGGTATTTTTGGAGAAATATTATGGGCAAATTATGAAAATAATTCTATTTTAGAAGATTATATAAAATTTACAAGAGTTGATAAATATGGATGA
- a CDS encoding phage minor head protein: MIVDIERRKTNWLLMEILDFDNKINKSLSSDDLEYSRHLMRMIDSTLSKYSQWINSNEAKEYFYNNIKLTEEVFEAIDDELDEIVYDTSLSADEIIERMYRAGESRGYRDIRQARVFNDSSMYALEFLQDYNFDLIKRLSDDLRGSVRHHIFRGVAEGQSVYEVAKAIEESGLKPLEGMTLSATQRAKMIARTEVGRAMLTGTLQAYENYGVEQVEVLTAEDTNVCTICQQAEKNNPYSIEDTDNLPLYHPNCRCTITAIVDEYEELEIKENPKFMDFTSDNKKYSYDEHDIDWSEESIKNSLKDVVDDDDINCVTYNLIHFINKIKKKEIEYLTTTDAEFKIISDATTDFKKDKIGLPKSDRDEVKNSYFGLTIHNHPSGIPLPHEIDLCTGIIDNKVKYNIIYSSNGFMVIRNKFYRDEGDIDKSRYKDFHKDYKRAYRKRNTFLNEKSTKEKQKYKESIDIYSISGFKLMQNLENISKSVEISTFKAQTKIFNDYLKKYGIKMTFIKPK; the protein is encoded by the coding sequence ATGATAGTGGATATCGAAAGGAGGAAAACCAATTGGCTGCTGATGGAGATTCTTGATTTTGACAATAAGATAAATAAAAGTTTATCATCTGATGATTTGGAGTATTCTAGGCATTTGATGAGGATGATTGATTCCACTTTATCAAAATATTCTCAGTGGATTAACAGTAATGAAGCCAAAGAATATTTCTATAATAATATTAAACTCACCGAAGAAGTATTTGAAGCCATAGATGATGAATTAGATGAAATCGTTTATGATACAAGTTTATCTGCGGACGAGATAATTGAAAGAATGTATCGTGCAGGAGAATCAAGAGGTTACAGAGACATCCGTCAAGCAAGAGTGTTTAATGATTCTTCAATGTATGCTTTGGAATTTCTTCAGGATTATAATTTTGATTTGATTAAAAGATTGTCTGATGATCTTCGTGGTAGTGTTAGGCATCATATTTTCAGAGGTGTTGCTGAGGGTCAGTCTGTCTATGAGGTGGCGAAGGCTATTGAGGAATCTGGTTTGAAGCCTTTGGAGGGTATGACTTTATCTGCTACTCAAAGGGCGAAGATGATTGCCCGTACAGAGGTTGGCCGTGCAATGCTCACCGGAACACTACAAGCCTACGAAAACTACGGAGTAGAACAAGTAGAAGTACTAACCGCAGAAGACACCAACGTCTGCACAATCTGCCAACAAGCAGAAAAAAACAACCCTTATTCTATTGAAGACACAGACAACCTCCCACTATACCACCCAAACTGCAGATGCACCATAACAGCAATAGTAGATGAATATGAAGAATTGGAAATAAAAGAAAATCCGAAGTTTATGGATTTCACTTCAGATAATAAAAAATATTCATATGATGAACATGATATCGACTGGTCGGAAGAATCTATTAAAAATAGCTTAAAAGATGTTGTGGATGATGATGATATTAACTGTGTCACATATAATTTAATTCATTTTATAAATAAAATAAAAAAGAAAGAAATAGAATATTTAACAACTACGGATGCTGAGTTTAAAATAATATCTGATGCCACTACAGATTTTAAAAAAGATAAAATTGGATTACCTAAATCAGATAGAGATGAGGTAAAAAATTCTTATTTTGGACTTACAATTCATAATCATCCTTCTGGAATACCCTTACCTCATGAAATTGATTTGTGTACTGGTATTATTGATAATAAAGTTAAGTATAATATCATATATTCTTCAAATGGATTTATGGTTATAAGAAACAAATTTTATCGTGATGAAGGAGACATTGATAAATCTAGATATAAAGATTTTCATAAGGATTATAAAAGAGCATATAGGAAACGAAATACGTTTCTCAATGAAAAATCTACAAAAGAAAAACAAAAATATAAAGAATCTATTGATATATATTCGATTAGTGGATTTAAACTTATGCAAAATCTCGAAAACATATCCAAATCTGTTGAGATTTCGACTTTTAAAGCTCAAACAAAGATTTTTAATGATTATTTGAAAAAATATGGTATTAAGATGACATTTATTAAACCAAAATAA